One window of Actinomycetota bacterium genomic DNA carries:
- a CDS encoding DUF1385 domain-containing protein — protein MSDGATTGKPFYYGGQAVLEGVMMRGQEAWSLAVRRPKGEIYLEQHALRPLASRVRLFKLPFFRGIGVLADSLAIGVKALAISGNQALEEEEQLTDRQMGWSLGIGAAFFTALFILAPAAGTNWLSSQLPNNLVFNLVEGLARLAFFLLYILAISMLRDIRRVFQYHGAEHMTIHCYEAKLPLEPDNVARFPTLHVRCGTNFLLILFVVTLILFTVLFSAIGRPPLYVRVPLQILAVPVIVGIAYEGIRLGAGRERSKLVKAMMQPGLWLQMLTTKPPSPDMIEVAIRSLEQVLPPAGRARVAPLPSPLVAGPGAVVEADLAAPEDLPKGG, from the coding sequence GTGAGCGACGGGGCCACCACGGGCAAGCCGTTCTACTACGGCGGCCAGGCCGTCCTGGAAGGCGTGATGATGCGCGGCCAGGAGGCCTGGTCGCTGGCCGTCCGGCGCCCCAAGGGCGAGATCTACCTGGAGCAGCACGCCCTGCGGCCCCTGGCCAGCCGGGTGCGGCTGTTCAAGCTCCCGTTCTTCCGCGGCATCGGCGTGCTCGCCGACTCCCTGGCCATCGGCGTCAAGGCCCTGGCCATCTCCGGCAACCAGGCCCTCGAGGAGGAGGAGCAGCTCACCGACAGGCAGATGGGCTGGTCGCTCGGGATCGGGGCGGCGTTCTTCACCGCCCTGTTCATCCTCGCCCCGGCCGCCGGGACCAACTGGCTGTCGTCCCAGCTGCCCAACAACCTGGTCTTCAACCTGGTCGAGGGGCTGGCCCGCCTCGCCTTCTTCCTCCTCTACATCCTGGCCATCTCGATGCTCCGGGACATCCGCCGGGTCTTCCAGTACCACGGCGCCGAGCACATGACGATCCACTGCTACGAGGCCAAGCTGCCGCTGGAGCCGGACAACGTCGCGCGGTTCCCGACCCTGCACGTGCGCTGCGGGACCAACTTCCTGCTGATCCTGTTCGTGGTCACCCTGATCCTGTTCACGGTGCTGTTCTCGGCCATCGGCCGGCCACCCCTGTACGTGCGGGTGCCGCTGCAGATCCTGGCCGTGCCGGTGATCGTCGGCATCGCCTACGAGGGCATCCGCCTCGGCGCCGGCCGGGAGCGCTCCAAGCTGGTCAAGGCCATGATGCAGCCCGGCCTGTGGCTGCAGATGCTGACCACCAAGCCGCCCAGCCCCGACATGATCGAGGTCGCCATCCGCTCGCTGGAGCAGGTGCTGCCCCCGGCCGGGCGGGCCCGGGTGGCGCCCCTGCCCTCCCCGCTGGTCGCCGGCCCCGGGGCCGTGGTCGAGGCGGATCTGGCGGCGCCGGAGGACCTCCCCAAGGGCGGCTGA
- the prfA gene encoding peptide chain release factor 1 has translation MFERLDEIERTYEDVERQLADPGVLADQARLVELSRRHAELGEVVRAYRAWRSAGEDLDTARELLREERSADGRAMLEEEIADAQARRAGLEEQLRRALVPKDPNDAKDVIVEVRAGTGGDEAALFAHDLYRMYTRWAEQHGYKVEVLSQSESDLEGVKEVVFAVKGKGAWSRLKYEAGVHRVQRVPVTESQGRIHTSAAGVNVLPEADPVEVTVDPNDLKIDVYRSTGPGGQSVNTTDSAVRITHLPSGIVVAMQDEKSQIQNREKAMRVLRARLLERAISEQQAQLAAERRSQVRSLDRSERVRTYNFPQDRVTDHRIGLSVGDLPGVLEGRGLDRIVDELAARDAESALAAAEATA, from the coding sequence ATGTTCGAACGGCTCGACGAGATCGAGCGGACCTACGAGGACGTCGAGCGCCAGCTCGCCGACCCCGGGGTGCTCGCCGACCAGGCGCGCCTGGTCGAGCTGTCGCGCCGCCACGCCGAGCTGGGCGAGGTCGTCCGGGCGTACCGGGCCTGGCGGTCGGCGGGCGAGGACCTGGACACCGCGCGCGAGCTCCTGCGCGAGGAGCGTTCGGCCGACGGCAGGGCGATGCTCGAGGAGGAGATCGCCGACGCCCAGGCCCGCCGGGCCGGCCTGGAGGAGCAGCTGCGCCGGGCCCTGGTCCCCAAGGACCCCAACGACGCCAAGGACGTGATCGTCGAGGTCCGCGCCGGCACCGGCGGCGACGAGGCCGCCCTGTTCGCCCACGACCTCTACCGCATGTACACCCGCTGGGCCGAGCAGCACGGCTACAAGGTCGAGGTGCTGTCCCAGAGCGAGTCCGACCTGGAGGGCGTCAAGGAGGTCGTGTTCGCCGTCAAGGGCAAGGGGGCCTGGTCGCGGCTCAAGTACGAGGCCGGCGTGCACCGGGTCCAGCGGGTCCCGGTGACCGAGTCCCAGGGGCGCATCCACACCTCGGCCGCCGGGGTCAACGTGCTCCCCGAGGCCGACCCGGTCGAGGTCACCGTCGACCCCAACGACCTCAAGATCGACGTGTACCGCTCCACCGGCCCCGGCGGCCAGTCGGTCAACACCACCGACTCGGCCGTGCGCATCACCCACCTGCCCTCGGGCATCGTCGTCGCCATGCAAGACGAGAAGTCCCAGATCCAGAACCGTGAGAAGGCCATGCGGGTGCTGCGGGCCCGGCTGCTGGAGCGGGCCATCTCCGAGCAGCAGGCCCAGCTGGCCGCCGAGCGCCGCTCCCAGGTCCGCTCCCTCGACCGCTCCGAGCGGGTCCGGACCTACAACTTCCCCCAGGACCGGGTCACCGACCACCGGATCGGCCTGTCCGTTGGCGACCTGCCGGGGGTGCTCGAGGGCCGGGGCCTCGACCGCATCGTCGACGAGCTGGCCGCCCGGGACGCCGAGTCCGCCCTGGCCGCCGCCGAGGCCACGGCGTGA
- a CDS encoding putative protein N(5)-glutamine methyltransferase gives MTAAALDRTRGRELHAWATRELAAAGCVSAAAEADWLLDEAADEAVLRAMVARRAAGEPLQYVIGWAPFGRLRLAVGPGVFVPRPETEGLADRAATRLRAALAPRVAVDVCAGSGAIACFLAAEVPGARVLATELDPGALAWARGNAERFGVELLAGDLDDPLPAELAGRVDVLCANVPYVPTTAIATLPTDVRDHEPRLALDGGPDGLDVLRRLAPRTGHWLAPGGAFLCEIGEDQAEAATAVLEAAGLTGVAVHPDLAGRDRVLEGTRP, from the coding sequence GTGACCGCCGCCGCGCTGGACCGGACCAGGGGGCGCGAGCTGCACGCCTGGGCGACCCGCGAGCTGGCCGCCGCCGGCTGCGTCTCGGCCGCGGCCGAGGCCGACTGGCTGCTGGACGAGGCCGCGGACGAGGCGGTGCTGCGGGCGATGGTGGCCCGGCGGGCGGCCGGGGAGCCGCTGCAGTACGTGATCGGGTGGGCCCCGTTCGGGCGGCTGCGGCTGGCCGTCGGGCCGGGGGTGTTCGTGCCCCGCCCCGAGACCGAGGGCCTGGCCGACCGGGCGGCCACCCGGCTCCGCGCCGCCCTGGCGCCGCGGGTCGCGGTCGACGTGTGCGCCGGGTCGGGGGCGATCGCCTGCTTCCTGGCCGCCGAGGTCCCCGGGGCGCGGGTCCTGGCCACCGAGCTCGACCCGGGGGCGCTGGCCTGGGCCAGGGGCAACGCCGAGCGGTTCGGGGTCGAGCTGCTCGCCGGCGACCTCGACGACCCCCTGCCGGCCGAGCTGGCCGGCCGGGTCGACGTGCTCTGCGCCAACGTGCCCTACGTGCCCACCACGGCCATCGCCACCCTGCCCACCGACGTCCGCGACCACGAGCCGCGCCTGGCCCTGGACGGCGGCCCCGACGGGCTGGACGTGCTCCGGCGCCTGGCCCCCAGGACCGGCCACTGGCTGGCCCCCGGCGGCGCCTTCCTGTGCGAGATCGGCGAGGACCAGGCCGAGGCGGCCACGGCCGTGCTGGAGGCGGCCGGGCTGACCGGCGTGGCCGTCCACCCCGACCTGGCCGGCCGCGACCGGGTCCTGGAAGGGACCAGGCCATGA
- a CDS encoding L-threonylcarbamoyladenylate synthase yields MTTPEPPEGFGEPQGGAPMDPEGFGEPQGGAPIHQSDDPRIIPVSKDEEQWPGLLEVGGEIIARGGLVVLPTDTLYGVGCDPFNPSAVDALFQAKQRGRDLPLPVLVHTWRQAIGLVDEVTDQAQALIAAWWPGPLTLVLREAPGIGWDLGHSRGTVAVRMPKQDFALALIQRTGPLAVSSANRSGEPTPSEIPAVVTQLGDHVGVFFDAGPAPEGPASSIVDLTGKRPRLLREGAIPAAELELVLEEPFDDAS; encoded by the coding sequence ATGACCACGCCGGAGCCGCCGGAGGGGTTCGGGGAACCCCAGGGGGGTGCCCCGATGGATCCGGAGGGGTTCGGGGAACCCCAGGGGGGTGCCCCGATACATCAGTCCGACGACCCGCGCATCATCCCCGTGTCCAAGGACGAGGAGCAGTGGCCGGGGCTGCTCGAGGTCGGGGGCGAGATCATCGCCCGGGGCGGGCTGGTGGTGCTGCCCACCGACACCCTGTACGGGGTCGGCTGCGACCCGTTCAACCCCTCGGCCGTCGACGCCCTGTTCCAGGCCAAGCAGCGCGGCCGCGACCTGCCTCTGCCGGTCCTGGTCCACACCTGGCGCCAGGCCATCGGCCTGGTCGACGAGGTCACCGACCAGGCCCAGGCGCTGATCGCCGCCTGGTGGCCGGGACCGCTCACCCTGGTCCTGCGCGAGGCCCCCGGCATCGGCTGGGACCTCGGCCACTCGCGGGGCACGGTGGCGGTGCGCATGCCCAAGCAGGACTTCGCCCTGGCCCTGATCCAGCGCACCGGGCCGCTGGCCGTCTCCAGCGCCAACCGCTCCGGCGAGCCCACCCCGAGCGAGATCCCGGCCGTGGTCACCCAGCTCGGCGACCACGTCGGGGTGTTCTTCGACGCCGGGCCGGCCCCCGAGGGACCGGCGTCCAGCATCGTCGACCTCACCGGCAAGCGGCCGCGGCTCCTGCGTGAGGGCGCCATCCCGGCCGCCGAGCTGGAGCTGGTGCTCGAGGAGCCCTTCGACGATGCAAGCTGA
- a CDS encoding MraY family glycosyltransferase gives MGSLRAYLLVAVMAAALTYCLTPVVRSVALRIGAVDRPGGRKMHAIVTPTLGGLALFFGFIGGLALSSLLFPGLFVSSEAAGIAIGASLMVGIGIVDDLKGLSAPVKLAGQILAATTMTLGGVQVLFFWLPAFGPLDEGVISLAPELGIPFTVLLVIVFVNAVNLVDGLDGLAAGLVAIGAMAYFVYSYRTGATGLIAQDSPAPLFSALLFGVCIGFLPHNFNPARIFMGDTGSMLLGTLLAGATITGIGRTTQPQAGDQFALLIPVAIPLLVLALPFLDTFLAVGRRMRSGAGIMTADKQHLHHRLLEIGHSHRRAVLILYAWSALLAGSVVALSFTGPRRVLPFFLVVVACGIFGLLSPRLRRRPVP, from the coding sequence GTGGGCAGTCTACGGGCCTATCTCCTCGTCGCCGTCATGGCGGCGGCCCTCACCTACTGCCTGACCCCGGTGGTGCGGTCGGTGGCCCTCCGGATCGGGGCCGTCGACCGGCCCGGCGGCCGCAAGATGCACGCCATCGTCACCCCGACCCTGGGCGGGCTGGCCCTGTTCTTCGGCTTCATCGGCGGGCTCGCCCTGTCGTCGCTGCTGTTCCCGGGCCTGTTCGTCTCCTCGGAGGCGGCCGGCATCGCCATCGGGGCCTCCCTGATGGTCGGCATCGGCATCGTCGACGACCTCAAGGGACTGTCGGCCCCGGTCAAGCTGGCCGGCCAGATCCTGGCCGCCACCACCATGACCCTCGGCGGCGTCCAGGTGCTGTTCTTCTGGCTGCCGGCCTTCGGCCCCCTCGACGAGGGCGTCATCAGCCTCGCCCCCGAGCTCGGGATTCCCTTCACCGTCCTGCTGGTGATCGTCTTCGTCAACGCCGTCAACCTGGTCGACGGCCTCGACGGCCTGGCCGCCGGCCTGGTCGCCATCGGGGCCATGGCCTACTTCGTCTACAGCTACCGCACCGGCGCCACCGGCCTGATCGCCCAGGACTCGCCGGCCCCGCTGTTCAGCGCCCTGCTCTTCGGGGTCTGCATCGGGTTCCTGCCCCACAACTTCAACCCGGCCCGCATCTTCATGGGCGACACCGGCTCCATGCTGCTCGGCACCCTCCTGGCCGGCGCCACCATCACCGGCATCGGCCGCACCACCCAGCCCCAGGCCGGCGACCAGTTCGCCCTCCTGATCCCGGTGGCCATCCCCCTCCTGGTCCTGGCCCTCCCCTTCCTCGACACCTTCCTCGCCGTCGGCCGCCGCATGCGCTCGGGCGCCGGCATCATGACCGCCGACAAGCAGCACCTCCACCACCGCCTCCTGGAGATCGGCCACTCCCACCGCCGCGCCGTCCTGATCCTCTACGCCTGGAGCGCCCTGCTCGCCGGCAGCGTGGTCGCCCTCTCCTTCACCGGCCCCCGCCGCGTCCTCCCCTTCTTCCTGGTCGTGGTCGCCTGCGGGATCTTCGGCCTGCTCTCCCCGCGCCTGCGGCGCCGGCCGGTGCCCTAG